Proteins found in one Pyrus communis chromosome 15, drPyrComm1.1, whole genome shotgun sequence genomic segment:
- the LOC137716823 gene encoding protein OVEREXPRESSOR OF CATIONIC PEROXIDASE 3-like, translated as MAFASALDTPKGLHFLPLPSSSRHERSPTNLVLPRHFPTRFSSAIALARRRNHRAQVAPSKTKIKKISLGNKEVKQVEEEDVDEDAIDALFRLLEEDLKNDDEDLTEEELAKLEQEVAEALGIDGDDDNDEEEEEEEEETPVKLKAWQMRRLAAALKVGRRKTSIKTLASELCLDRAVVLELLREPPPTLLMMCTALPVEPATVVSVSQTKSVETAAETTGETVVETTTDSVELESAVKVPFHARQQQFSAQKRLKKAQVETLEGVYRKDNFDLTLKDKQNLFTPIQYKQQL; from the exons ATGGCTTTCGCTTCCGCGCTCGACACGCCCAAGGGGCTTCACTTTCTACCGTTACCGTCTTCTTCCCGCCACGAACGGTCACCCACCAATCTTGTTCTGCCACGTCACTTCCCGACTCGGTTCTCGTCCGCCATTGCCTTGGCTCGCCGCCGGAACCACCGCGCCCAAGTGGCGCCCTCCAAAACGAAGATAAAGAAG ATAAGTTTGGGGAATAAGGAAGTGAAgcaggtggaggaggaggatgtGGATGAGGATGCGATTGATGCGCTGTTTAGGTTGCTGGAGGAGGATCTCAAGAATGACGACGAGGATTTAACGGAAGAAGAGCTTGCTAAGCTCGAGCAGGAAGTGGCAGAGGCACTGGGAATTGACGGTGATGATGATAacgatgaggaggaggaggaagaggaagaggaaactCCGGTGAAGCTGAAGGCTTGGCAGATGCGGAGATTGGCTGCTGCTTTGAAAGTTGGTCGGCGCAAAACAAGC ATAAAAACTCTTGCATCCGAGCTTTGTCTTGACAGGGCTGTTGTTCTCGAATTGCTTCGTGAGCCCCCTCCAACTCTTTTGATGATGTGTACTGCTTTGCCTGTTGAACCTGCGACAGTGGTGTCTGTGTCCCAAACGAAGTCTGTAGAAACTGCTGCGGAAACAACCGGAGAAACCGTGGTGGAAACGACTACAGATTCTGTAGAGCTTGAAAGTGCAGTGAAGGTGCCCTTTCATGCCAGACAACAACAGTTTTCTGCTCAAAAGAGACTGAAGAAAGCACAGGTTGAAACCCTTGAAGGCGTTTATAGAAAAGACAACTTTGATCTTACACTAAAAGACAAACAGAATTTGTTTACACCCATACAGTATAAGCAACAACTTTAA